One segment of Leptospirillum ferrooxidans C2-3 DNA contains the following:
- a CDS encoding AsmA family protein — protein sequence MKGPFIESRKVAGQFSRRVLYWALGGGVLLFLSFLLLAHIIESGLSRDLGRAVTRTFHGSLVIRSLKVGILSRTIEVRGATISFPLSGGANGAGPMIPLVRIRKVSGHFQIFSLLNRVYDIGDLSFSGVRITAVNQGGGDNFRNFLTRWTSGKHGGEEGGATVRSFRIKDSSIRILKGNGDVVLAIRGLEGEVRPNLLMDRFRAHFRSGPLTVHFPGGGLTLPRTRLSGSFDSGTLRDFRVDLMEDPSHLSIEGRVTQISQSPFLDLFFHGNLDIRGLFAMLSAGEKTGKKMDGSLRLDGYIHGPFDHWKGKALLKGKTLYLGGEKIDRLSIEGHFAPFLVRLDPVLVDSGKRHVHGIMLARFGGESPVVKVDMTVDEPSPSFLGSVPMSVRVFRQIPLSGSLSNSRSWRDLWKKVMGDDFS from the coding sequence GTGAAGGGTCCTTTTATCGAGAGCCGAAAGGTAGCAGGACAATTTTCCCGGAGAGTGCTGTACTGGGCGCTTGGCGGGGGAGTGTTGCTTTTTCTTTCCTTCCTTTTGTTGGCTCACATCATTGAGTCCGGGCTTTCCAGAGATCTTGGGAGGGCTGTCACCCGCACTTTTCATGGATCCCTCGTGATCCGTTCGCTGAAGGTGGGAATCCTCTCCCGGACCATTGAAGTTCGGGGAGCGACCATTTCCTTTCCGCTTTCCGGTGGAGCAAACGGGGCGGGGCCGATGATTCCCCTGGTGAGAATCCGGAAAGTGTCGGGCCATTTCCAGATTTTTTCCTTGCTGAACCGGGTGTACGATATTGGAGATCTGTCTTTTTCAGGTGTCCGAATCACCGCTGTCAATCAGGGTGGAGGGGACAATTTCCGGAATTTTCTGACCCGATGGACATCGGGAAAACATGGCGGGGAAGAGGGTGGGGCTACGGTCAGGAGTTTCCGGATCAAGGACTCCTCCATCCGGATTTTAAAAGGCAATGGCGATGTGGTTCTTGCCATACGGGGTCTTGAAGGGGAGGTCAGGCCCAATCTCCTGATGGACCGTTTCCGGGCACACTTTCGTTCAGGTCCGCTCACGGTCCATTTTCCGGGAGGGGGGCTGACGCTTCCCAGAACAAGGCTAAGCGGTTCATTCGATTCAGGGACACTCCGGGATTTCCGGGTCGACCTGATGGAGGATCCATCCCATCTTTCCATTGAGGGACGGGTGACACAGATCAGCCAGTCCCCATTTCTTGATCTGTTTTTTCATGGCAACCTGGACATCAGGGGCCTTTTTGCCATGCTTTCGGCTGGCGAAAAAACGGGCAAAAAAATGGACGGATCGCTAAGACTCGACGGATATATCCATGGTCCGTTCGACCACTGGAAAGGAAAAGCCCTTCTCAAGGGAAAGACCCTTTATCTGGGTGGGGAAAAGATCGATCGCCTGTCGATTGAGGGCCATTTTGCTCCTTTCCTGGTCCGCCTCGATCCGGTTCTTGTCGATTCGGGAAAGAGACATGTTCACGGAATCATGCTGGCCAGATTCGGAGGTGAGAGTCCTGTGGTCAAAGTCGATATGACGGTGGATGAACCATCTCCGTCTTTTCTGGGATCGGTTCCGATGTCAGTCAGGGTGTTCCGGCAAATCCCCCTTTCCGGCTCACTGTCCAACAGTCGCTCCTGGAGGGATCTCTGGAAGAAGGTGATGGGAGATGATTTTTCCTGA